The following DNA comes from Weissella koreensis KACC 15510.
ATATTATCGTAACATTGATAAGTTACATTTTAGAAATTACGTAACCAAACTTCAGTGATTTGATGCCCTTTTTCCTTCTTCAAAACTATATCAGCCCGACTTCTAGTTGGCAAAATATACTGTTCTAAGTTAGGTATATTAACACTTTGCCAAATTGTACGACCAATTTTGATCGCCTCATCTTTTGATAAACTCGTCCATTGCCAAAAGTAATTAGTAATATCATGCTCGCGTTTAGTTTTTTCCAGCAGCGCTAAGAAGCGATCTAAATACCAAGTTTCTATTAACAACTTTGGAGCATCTACATAAATCGAAAGATCAAAAAAATCAGATAACGAAACCGAGAATTGTTCTGAAAACTGTAAAGTATTGACGCCTTCAACAATTAAAATACTAGGTTGTTGAAATTCTTCATAGCTATCTGGAACCACATCAGACAATTCATGTGAATATATAGGTACCTTCAAACTGTTTTCTCCTGCTTTGACCGTATTTAAAAATTTGATCATATCAGCCGTATTATATGATTCTGGGAATCCTTTACGTTTCATCAGATGGCGTTGTTCTAATTCTAAGTTTGAATACAGGAAACCATCCGTCGTAGTTAACGCCACCTGTTCTTCACCATATTCCACCTGCAACATATTTTGAAGTAATCTTGCTGTTGTTGATTTACCTACTGCCACCGAACCTGCAATTCCAACGATAAAAGGAATTTTTCTAGTAACCTGTTGCGAAAACTGTTGCCGTTCAACTAAATCTAAATCATATTGTCTTTTTCGTAAAATAATATAATTTACCAATGGTTCGTAAATTTTACTGACATCATCCATCGATATTTCATCATTAAAGGCCTTAATTTGATTCAATAATTGAGGTGTAATTAATTCTCCAGCTCGTTGAGCAACCGAAGTATTCAACTTTTGCCAAGCTTCTCGGGGATATTTAGAAAATATTCTTTCATTATCTTCCATGATTAATAGCCATTACTTTCTATCGTAAAGATTAGGATCCACATTTAACAATGGGCTAAGTTGTTGTTTAGCCACAATTGTTAATTGATGCATAGCTCTTGAAGCAATCGTATAAACCAATTGACGCTCATCATCACCATTATAATTAGTAGCTGAAGCATCCCACATAATGACAGCATCAAATTCAAGCCCCTTAGCTAAGTAAGCCGGAACAATTATTACGCCTGGCACTAATCGCTGGTTTTCCGTGCGTATTACTGTCACAGGATGGCTTTCATTTAAGTAAACATAAACTTGTTCTGCCTCTTTGAGTGTTTTCGTAATAATCGCCGTTGTCTCATCAATTTGATCATTTTGTGTTAATTGCGTCAAGACTGCTTCTGTCATCGCTGTGTCATTTGGCAAAATTTCAATCGTTGGCTTAGCACCAGTTCGT
Coding sequences within:
- the coaA gene encoding type I pantothenate kinase, which codes for MEDNERIFSKYPREAWQKLNTSVAQRAGELITPQLLNQIKAFNDEISMDDVSKIYEPLVNYIILRKRQYDLDLVERQQFSQQVTRKIPFIVGIAGSVAVGKSTTARLLQNMLQVEYGEEQVALTTTDGFLYSNLELEQRHLMKRKGFPESYNTADMIKFLNTVKAGENSLKVPIYSHELSDVVPDSYEEFQQPSILIVEGVNTLQFSEQFSVSLSDFFDLSIYVDAPKLLIETWYLDRFLALLEKTKREHDITNYFWQWTSLSKDEAIKIGRTIWQSVNIPNLEQYILPTRSRADIVLKKEKGHQITEVWLRNF